The genomic stretch ACGAGAGAAAATACTGCACCACAactacaatgtgtgtgtgtgtgcgtgtgtgtgtgtgcgtgcgcgcggtCACCTTGGAGTCGGTGTGTCTGGTCTTGAGGAGGATCTGGTAGTTGAGAGTTTTCCACTGCGAGTCGTCAGCGAGCGCCACAGAGAACTGACCCACGCAGGGGACCAGGTGCTGGGTGACCCTCCGCTGGTACACCTGCTGTCCTCCCACCGTGTTCTccagctgcagagacagagacaggtgtgTGAGACaggagtgtgagtgagtgtgggagtgtgtgtgtgtgtgtgtgtgtgtgtgtgtgtgtgtgtgtgtgtgtgagagacctGGTCGAGCAGCGGGCTCAGCAGGGCGTCGGCTCGCTCTTTGCTGAGGAATCTGTGCGTGTCGTACAGGAAGATCTTGTGCAGACAGTCGAGGACGAAGCGAAGCAGCAGACTGATTTTGTCCTCGCTGTCAAACACGAGTTCATctggacacagagacaaaacgCATCATCAATAATCCACTTATTGTTGGTTAGTCGACGTTTCTGCGGCTACAGAAAATTCACCCACAGatcaaatatgtaaaaaagaaatgaattaaaaaatcatcatcgTGTAATCCAAATTAAATGAGTAagacaaattaagattttaataaatcaaaatatcataaaataaagtgaaataatataaaacacaaaaaaaatgataaaatcaaaCTAgactgttaaataaaatattttttaataaaataaaactgaattaaatcagtgaatttaaatcaaataattcGTCTCACCCGTCTTGGAGGAGTTCGTCTGTCGCAGCAGATCAGCGAACGGTTTCACCAGATTTCCGGCGAACAGGACGAAGAGTCCTTTGAGTCTCTCGGCGATGGAGTCCGACAGGCGGTAGAAAGTCAGCAGACGCTCGTTACTGCCTGATTTACTCCAGTCCAACAGCTGcaggtaaacaacaacaacaacaacaacaacaacaacatggatCAACGCTGCGACGACAGAACGACGACAGAACGACGACAGAACGACGGTCACCGACGTTACCTTGAAGAAGAGCGGCCTGAACGTGACCTCGGACAGTTTCATCACCATGGCGAGCAGACAGTCGATCACGCAGCCTTCGATCTCCGCCGTCTGCTGCAGATCGCCCTGGAGACAGAAACGTTACGAGTCAGCTGTGATTTAAAAGTTTACGCCTCAAGATGTGCAGAAATAAACgc from Plectropomus leopardus isolate mb unplaced genomic scaffold, YSFRI_Pleo_2.0 unplaced_scaffold16592, whole genome shotgun sequence encodes the following:
- the LOC121964662 gene encoding HEAT repeat-containing protein 1-like produces the protein MVMKLSEVTFRPLFFKLLDWSKSGSNERLLTFYRLSDSIAERLKGLFVLFAGNLVKPFADLLRQTNSSKTDELVFDSEDKISLLLRFVLDCLHKIFLYDTHRFLSKERADALLSPLLDQLENTVGGQQVYQRRVTQHLVPCVGQFSVALADDSQWKTLNYQILLKTRHTDSKVTARTHTHTRTHTHIVVVVQYFLSYS